Proteins from one Sphingomonas sp. HF-S4 genomic window:
- a CDS encoding putative bifunctional diguanylate cyclase/phosphodiesterase: protein MEGFSLKSRAIAFAMCAGAVAFILACAAASESSLTVESAGRALIAAIICGVMCWASAERSIASTAGAIDSAIERLARAANGDLQSEIPQEVRECVPPLARAMDGLFHQLHDNLESVQRLAMFDPVTGLANRTNFRRTAERMLSDLPPGADAVLYFIDLDRFKAVNDTMGHATGDVLLGMVANRLRAVADRFAAEGEVRAPLIGRLAGDEFTMFFPELRSLRDADRIGRGVLYALSEPFDLADQEISIGASIGVAMRPEHGTTLHDLMRAADAAMYHAKALGRGRAEHFSEFLAAQIAERAQLESDLRTAVDKDQFALVFQPQVSAADGRIVGAEALLRWRHPDGLKLPGAFIQRAEETGLIVEIGDWVVSSVAETISRWGRMGIQQRLAVNISQRQIDHAEFFRRLRAAMHAARAPASLLELEITETLAMHCSSEVLDAISALRADGASVAIDDFGTGYSNLARLRQLPIDRVKLDRSLIEHVVEQPEARTIAQAVIGLVHGLGCEAVAEGIESDAQAAVLRVIGCDVLQGYAVATPMAEDEFLAWARDVEPRRIAG, encoded by the coding sequence GTGGAAGGATTTTCGCTAAAGAGCCGAGCCATCGCCTTCGCGATGTGCGCCGGGGCGGTGGCGTTCATCCTCGCTTGTGCCGCCGCGTCCGAAAGCTCGCTCACCGTCGAATCCGCCGGCCGCGCGCTGATCGCCGCGATCATCTGCGGCGTGATGTGCTGGGCCTCGGCCGAGCGCAGCATCGCCTCGACCGCCGGCGCGATCGATTCGGCGATCGAGCGACTCGCCCGCGCCGCCAATGGCGACCTCCAGAGCGAGATCCCCCAGGAAGTGCGCGAGTGCGTGCCCCCGCTGGCGCGCGCGATGGACGGGCTGTTCCACCAGCTCCATGACAATCTCGAGAGCGTCCAGCGGCTTGCGATGTTCGATCCGGTCACGGGTCTCGCCAACCGCACCAATTTCCGCCGCACCGCCGAGCGGATGCTCTCCGATCTGCCGCCCGGCGCCGATGCGGTGCTCTATTTCATCGATCTCGACCGCTTCAAGGCAGTCAACGACACGATGGGCCATGCCACGGGCGACGTGCTGCTCGGGATGGTCGCCAATCGGCTGCGCGCGGTCGCCGACCGATTCGCAGCCGAGGGCGAGGTCCGCGCGCCGCTGATAGGCCGCCTGGCGGGCGACGAATTCACGATGTTCTTCCCCGAGCTGCGCAGCCTGCGTGACGCCGACCGGATCGGCCGCGGGGTGCTGTACGCGCTGTCCGAGCCGTTCGACCTCGCCGATCAGGAGATATCGATCGGTGCCTCGATCGGCGTGGCGATGCGCCCCGAGCACGGGACGACGCTGCACGACCTGATGCGCGCCGCCGATGCCGCGATGTACCACGCCAAGGCGCTGGGCCGCGGCCGCGCCGAGCATTTCAGCGAATTCCTTGCCGCGCAGATCGCCGAGCGTGCGCAACTCGAAAGCGACCTGCGCACCGCCGTCGACAAGGACCAGTTCGCCCTGGTCTTCCAGCCGCAGGTGAGCGCCGCTGACGGCCGCATCGTTGGCGCCGAGGCGCTGCTGCGCTGGCGGCATCCCGATGGGCTCAAGCTGCCCGGCGCGTTCATCCAACGCGCCGAGGAGACCGGGCTGATCGTCGAGATCGGCGATTGGGTGGTGAGCAGCGTCGCCGAGACGATCTCGCGCTGGGGCCGGATGGGGATCCAGCAGCGGCTCGCGGTCAACATCAGCCAGCGCCAGATCGACCATGCCGAGTTCTTCCGGCGCCTCCGCGCCGCGATGCACGCGGCGCGCGCGCCGGCGAGCCTGCTCGAACTCGAGATCACCGAGACGCTGGCAATGCATTGCTCGAGCGAAGTGCTCGATGCGATCTCGGCGCTGCGCGCCGACGGCGCGAGCGTGGCGATCGACGATTTCGGCACCGGCTATTCGAACCTCGCGCGGCTGCGCCAATTGCCGATCGACCGCGTCAAGCTCGACCGCAGCCTGATCGAGCATGTCGTCGAGCAGCCAGAGGCGCGGACGATCGCCCAGGCGGTGATCGGGCTGGTCCACGGCCTTGGCTGCGAAGCCGTGGCCGAGGGGATCGAAAGCGACGCGCAGGCCGCGGTGCTCCGCGTGATCGGCTGCGACGTGCTCCAGGGCTATGCCGTGGCGACGCCGATGGCCGAGGACGAGTTCCTCGCCTGGGCCCGCGACGTGGAGCCGCGGCGGATCGCGGGGTAG
- a CDS encoding Smr/MutS family protein — protein sequence MKRTLATEEAALWKRVIETVTPLKKAKAAPVQTPLPAREGPGVGASGKAASPPPAARASLEAKASRTHPRPLPASTEGSANTLDGSWDRKLSRGLVSPESSIDLHGHSLSAAYDRLDHGLDQAIRRGDRVLLLITGKPPRPESERPHARGAIRAAVGDWLASSRHADRIAAVRTAHPRHGGSGALYIILRRPRETPPRKS from the coding sequence GTGAAGCGAACGCTGGCGACCGAGGAAGCGGCGCTTTGGAAACGCGTGATCGAGACGGTTACCCCGCTCAAGAAGGCAAAGGCGGCACCCGTACAAACTCCCCTCCCTGCAAGGGAGGGGCCGGGGGTGGGTGCGAGCGGCAAAGCCGCGAGCCCTCCGCCCGCGGCGCGCGCCTCGCTCGAAGCTAAAGCTTCTCGCACCCACCCCCGACCCCTCCCTGCAAGCACGGAGGGGAGTGCCAATACCCTCGACGGCTCTTGGGACCGCAAGCTCTCGCGCGGCCTCGTCTCGCCCGAATCCAGTATAGACCTGCACGGCCACAGCCTGAGCGCCGCCTATGACCGGCTCGACCACGGGCTCGACCAGGCGATCCGCCGCGGCGATCGCGTGCTGCTGCTGATCACCGGCAAGCCGCCGCGCCCCGAATCGGAGCGTCCGCATGCGCGCGGAGCGATCCGGGCGGCGGTGGGCGACTGGCTGGCGTCGTCGCGCCATGCCGATCGCATCGCCGCGGTCCGCACCGCGCACCCGCGCCACGGGGGCAGCGGCGCTCTTTATATTATACTCCGCCGCCCTCGCGAAACGCCGCCACGAAAATCTTAA
- the mltA gene encoding murein transglycosylase A encodes MRLWGTVALAALLSACSGGIVPPEAGVSRAPAPSPAPAPRDTPRSSLPETPVHLPARQPTAATPLAAMPALPVPASATTARTTGVVAGPALNTLPIGQEGAERALAAYKLSCTSLQRRTDSTGLTQGADWAESCRAASSWPTRDARGFFVRHFDTVQIGDGKAFATGYYEPEIHGCRERRSGCEVPIYGVPTDLIDVDLGLFSDDLKGKKIRGRVEGKNFVPYFDRTAIEQGRLDGRAPVIAYANDPVEIFFLQVQGSGRLRLPDGGVMRIGYAGQNGRDYTGIGKLMKDRGLLGPGQTSMQGIMAYLRQNPEEGRAIMRENKSFVFFKELTGAGPLGAMGLPVAGWTSAAVDPKFVPLGAPAFLSMDRTDATGLWVAQDTGGAIKGANRFDTFWGAGDDARAIAGGMSARGVAWLLLPKAVVMRLTAAPVTP; translated from the coding sequence ATGCGTCTGTGGGGGACAGTCGCGCTTGCGGCTCTGTTGAGCGCCTGTTCGGGCGGAATCGTGCCGCCCGAAGCGGGCGTGAGCCGCGCACCGGCACCTTCGCCTGCACCGGCGCCGCGCGACACGCCGCGCTCAAGCCTTCCCGAAACCCCGGTCCATCTGCCCGCACGCCAGCCGACCGCGGCCACGCCGCTCGCGGCGATGCCCGCCTTGCCGGTGCCCGCGAGCGCAACCACCGCGCGTACGACCGGCGTCGTCGCCGGGCCTGCGCTCAATACGCTTCCGATCGGCCAGGAGGGCGCCGAGCGCGCGCTGGCCGCGTACAAGCTGAGCTGCACGTCGCTCCAGCGCCGCACCGACAGCACCGGCCTGACTCAGGGCGCCGATTGGGCCGAGTCGTGCCGGGCCGCCTCGAGCTGGCCGACCCGGGATGCGCGCGGCTTCTTCGTCCGCCATTTCGACACGGTGCAGATCGGCGACGGCAAGGCGTTCGCCACCGGCTATTACGAGCCCGAGATCCACGGCTGCCGCGAGCGCCGCTCGGGGTGCGAAGTTCCGATCTACGGTGTGCCGACCGACCTGATCGACGTCGATCTCGGGCTGTTCTCGGACGACCTCAAGGGCAAGAAGATCCGAGGCCGCGTCGAGGGCAAGAATTTCGTTCCCTATTTCGACCGCACCGCGATCGAGCAGGGCCGGCTGGATGGCCGCGCGCCGGTGATCGCCTATGCGAACGATCCGGTGGAGATATTCTTTCTTCAGGTGCAGGGGTCGGGCCGGCTGCGGTTGCCCGACGGCGGGGTGATGCGGATCGGCTATGCCGGGCAGAACGGCCGCGACTATACCGGCATCGGCAAGCTGATGAAGGATCGCGGGCTGCTCGGCCCGGGCCAGACCTCGATGCAGGGCATCATGGCCTATCTGCGCCAGAACCCCGAAGAAGGCCGCGCGATCATGCGCGAGAACAAGAGCTTCGTGTTCTTCAAGGAACTGACCGGTGCGGGGCCGCTCGGCGCGATGGGGTTGCCGGTGGCGGGCTGGACCAGCGCCGCGGTCGATCCCAAGTTCGTGCCGCTCGGCGCACCGGCGTTCCTGTCGATGGACCGCACCGATGCCACCGGGCTGTGGGTCGCGCAGGATACCGGCGGCGCGATCAAGGGCGCCAACCGCTTCGACACCTTCTGGGGCGCAGGGGACGACGCACGGGCGATCGCGGGCGGCATGTCGGCGCGTGGGGTCGCGTGGCTGCTGCTCCCCAAGGCCGTGGTGATGCGGCTGACGGCGGCACCGGTCACGCCGTGA
- a CDS encoding Tim44/TimA family putative adaptor protein, producing MFYVILFAMIAGFLALRLYSVLGKRTGHEQALPKPAEERVGAQAMPRTIDMTPEVRESANRPIEAGAESGLRAVISADSSFDVAQFVEGSKSAYRMILEAFWKGDEETLAWLVEDEVRGGFAEAIAERKAAGHVLDNRLVAIERAMIIDASVEGKVARITVRFDADIAAVTRDQDGNVVAGSLSDAVETHDIWTFARNLRSDDPNWKLVETDEA from the coding sequence GTGTTTTACGTTATCCTGTTCGCGATGATCGCCGGTTTTCTGGCACTCAGGCTCTACTCGGTGCTCGGCAAGCGCACCGGGCATGAGCAGGCGCTGCCCAAGCCCGCCGAGGAGCGCGTGGGCGCGCAGGCGATGCCGCGCACGATCGACATGACGCCGGAAGTGCGCGAGAGCGCCAACCGCCCGATCGAAGCCGGTGCCGAGAGCGGGCTGCGCGCCGTTATCTCTGCCGATTCGAGCTTCGACGTCGCGCAGTTCGTCGAAGGGTCCAAGTCCGCCTACCGCATGATCCTCGAGGCCTTCTGGAAGGGCGACGAGGAAACGCTGGCGTGGCTGGTCGAGGACGAGGTTCGCGGCGGGTTCGCCGAGGCGATCGCCGAGCGCAAGGCCGCGGGGCACGTCCTTGATAATCGGCTGGTCGCGATCGAGCGTGCGATGATCATCGACGCCTCGGTGGAGGGCAAGGTCGCCCGGATCACCGTCCGGTTCGACGCCGATATCGCCGCGGTCACGCGCGACCAGGACGGCAATGTCGTCGCCGGCTCGCTCAGCGACGCGGTCGAGACGCACGACATCTGGACCTTCGCGCGCAATCTGCGCAGCGACGATCCGAACTGGAAGCTGGTCGAAACCGACGAAGCATAA
- the secB gene encoding protein-export chaperone SecB, producing MAENDTVAEFGEPAANGADTAPVAGVLSQYVKDLSFENPNAPQVYQSQTAPAIDVQFNIGSGQVGEDVYEVVLKIDVKAQAEDQTAFVVDLSYAGLFAIRNVPQDQMEPFLLGEAPRILFPFARRVIADCVRDGGFPPLMLEPIDFTGIYLQQRAQAGDIAQGEIAGNA from the coding sequence ATGGCCGAGAACGACACCGTCGCCGAATTCGGCGAGCCCGCTGCCAATGGCGCTGATACCGCGCCGGTCGCGGGGGTGCTGTCGCAATATGTGAAGGACCTGTCGTTCGAGAATCCGAATGCACCGCAGGTCTATCAGTCGCAGACCGCGCCGGCGATCGACGTCCAGTTCAACATCGGCTCGGGCCAGGTCGGCGAGGACGTCTACGAAGTCGTGCTCAAGATCGACGTCAAGGCGCAGGCCGAGGACCAGACCGCGTTCGTCGTCGATCTTTCTTATGCGGGGCTGTTCGCGATCCGCAACGTGCCGCAGGACCAGATGGAGCCGTTCCTGCTCGGCGAAGCGCCGCGCATCCTGTTCCCCTTCGCGCGCCGCGTGATCGCCGATTGCGTCCGCGACGGCGGCTTCCCGCCGCTGATGCTCGAGCCGATCGACTTCACCGGCATCTATTTGCAGCAGCGCGCCCAGGCCGGCGACATCGCGCAGGGCGAGATCGCAGGCAACGCCTGA
- the murJ gene encoding murein biosynthesis integral membrane protein MurJ — protein MKLARSLGSIGGLTLASRVLALVRDSLQATFVGASFASDAFLVAFRLPNMFRAFFAEGAFSAAFIPMFNRKVGENDGDLSPALAFAERALAVLFVFLAAMTVVMLAAAWPLTWGLAGGFSKQHPTADQFAFAVELSRITIPYLLLISLASLLGGILNSLDKFWVNAAAPILLNIAMVSALLFFHGDPYDTARAQAIAIPVGGLLQLGWLWLACRSAGVSLKLRRPRLDPEIKRLMKLILPAALGAGAVQINLIVSTALAGALLAEGSISYIYYADRLNQLPLGLIGIGLGTILLPTVSRLLGAGRDAEAMETQNRGIELALFLTLPATVAFLIAAEPIVRGLFQHGQFSAEDTVRCAWALSAFSIGLPSYVLIKVLTPGFYAREDTRTPVRFATISVGVNLILNLALIPTLKHVGPPLATAIASTVNVVMLYHTLRKRGHFAADSQLKRRLPRLALAALLMGGALFAGERLLDPYLTGNLWMRFAALSALVGAGGALYVVACFVTGAYRVSDLKALIRRKSQAAPKE, from the coding sequence ATGAAACTCGCGCGCAGCCTCGGCTCGATCGGCGGGCTGACCCTCGCCAGCCGTGTCCTCGCGCTGGTCCGCGATTCGCTCCAGGCGACCTTCGTCGGCGCGAGCTTCGCCTCGGACGCCTTCCTCGTCGCGTTCCGCCTCCCCAACATGTTCCGCGCCTTCTTCGCCGAGGGTGCGTTCAGCGCCGCGTTCATTCCGATGTTCAACCGCAAAGTCGGCGAGAACGACGGCGACCTCAGCCCCGCGCTAGCGTTCGCCGAGCGTGCACTGGCGGTGCTGTTCGTCTTCCTCGCGGCGATGACGGTCGTCATGCTCGCCGCCGCCTGGCCGCTGACCTGGGGCCTCGCCGGTGGCTTCTCCAAGCAGCACCCAACCGCCGACCAGTTCGCCTTCGCAGTCGAATTGAGCCGGATCACCATCCCCTATCTGCTGCTGATCAGCCTCGCCTCGCTGCTCGGCGGGATCCTCAATTCGCTCGACAAATTCTGGGTCAACGCCGCCGCGCCGATCCTGCTCAACATCGCAATGGTGTCGGCGCTGCTGTTCTTCCACGGCGATCCGTACGACACCGCCCGCGCCCAGGCGATCGCGATTCCCGTCGGCGGGCTACTCCAGCTCGGCTGGCTGTGGCTCGCCTGCCGTAGCGCCGGCGTCTCGCTCAAGCTGCGCCGCCCGCGGCTCGATCCCGAGATCAAGCGACTGATGAAGCTGATCCTCCCCGCCGCGCTCGGCGCCGGCGCGGTCCAGATCAACCTGATCGTCTCGACCGCACTGGCCGGCGCGCTGCTCGCCGAGGGCTCGATCTCGTACATCTATTACGCGGACCGGCTGAACCAGCTGCCGCTCGGGCTGATCGGCATCGGGCTGGGCACGATCCTGCTCCCCACCGTCTCGCGGCTGCTCGGCGCCGGGCGCGATGCCGAGGCGATGGAAACGCAGAACCGAGGGATCGAACTCGCGCTGTTCCTCACCCTTCCCGCGACGGTCGCCTTCCTGATCGCCGCCGAGCCGATCGTCCGCGGCCTCTTCCAGCACGGCCAGTTCAGCGCCGAGGACACGGTGCGCTGCGCCTGGGCCCTGTCGGCCTTTTCGATCGGTCTGCCTTCCTATGTGCTGATCAAGGTGCTCACCCCCGGCTTCTACGCCCGCGAGGACACGCGGACGCCGGTGCGCTTCGCGACGATCTCGGTCGGGGTGAACCTGATCCTCAACCTCGCGCTGATCCCCACGCTCAAGCATGTCGGCCCGCCGCTCGCCACCGCGATCGCCTCGACCGTCAATGTCGTGATGCTCTACCACACGCTTCGCAAGCGCGGCCATTTCGCCGCCGACAGCCAGCTAAAGCGCCGCCTGCCCCGCTTGGCGCTCGCGGCACTATTGATGGGCGGCGCGCTGTTCGCGGGCGAGCGGCTGCTCGATCCCTATCTCACCGGCAACCTCTGGATGCGCTTCGCGGCGCTGTCGGCGCTGGTCGGCGCGGGCGGCGCGCTCTATGTCGTCGCCTGCTTCGTCACCGGCGCCTACCGCGTGAGCGACTTGAAGGCCCTGATCCGCCGCAAATCCCAGGCGGCACCCAAGGAGTGA
- the trpS gene encoding tryptophan--tRNA ligase, whose amino-acid sequence MRVVSGIQTTGNLHLGNYLGAIRQWVAMQEQGECLFFLADLHALTGNVSPQELANSTIEMAATLMAAGIDDRAILFNQSRVPAHAELCWILQGTARMGWLNRMTQWKDKAGKNREGASVGLFTYPVLQAADVLVYKATHVPVGEDQKQHLELARDIAAKFNTDFEVDLFPLPEPLISKAAPRIMSLRDGSAKMSKSDPSDMSRINLIDDDDTIAAKIKKSKSDADLLPDSVDGLAERPEAKNLVTIYAALAEREPQSVVEEYAGKGFGAFKPALADLAVSVLAPVRDRLTQLLDDRAAVGAQLAKGAERAAALAAPTLKAAQQAVGLQV is encoded by the coding sequence ATGCGCGTCGTTTCCGGCATCCAGACCACCGGCAATCTGCACCTCGGCAATTATCTGGGCGCGATCCGGCAGTGGGTCGCGATGCAGGAACAGGGTGAATGCCTGTTCTTCCTAGCGGACCTCCACGCGCTGACCGGCAATGTCAGCCCCCAGGAACTCGCCAATTCGACGATCGAAATGGCCGCGACCTTGATGGCGGCCGGGATCGACGACCGCGCGATCCTGTTCAACCAGTCGCGCGTGCCCGCGCATGCCGAATTGTGCTGGATCCTCCAGGGCACCGCGCGGATGGGCTGGCTCAACCGCATGACCCAGTGGAAGGACAAGGCCGGCAAGAACCGCGAAGGCGCCAGCGTCGGGCTGTTCACCTACCCCGTGCTCCAGGCGGCCGACGTGCTCGTCTACAAGGCGACGCACGTCCCCGTCGGCGAGGACCAGAAGCAGCATCTCGAGCTGGCGCGCGACATCGCGGCCAAGTTCAACACCGATTTCGAAGTCGATCTCTTCCCGCTGCCCGAGCCGCTGATCTCCAAGGCCGCCCCGCGGATCATGTCGCTGCGCGACGGCAGCGCCAAGATGTCCAAGTCGGATCCCTCGGACATGAGCCGGATCAACCTGATCGACGATGACGACACGATCGCCGCCAAGATCAAGAAGTCCAAGTCGGATGCCGACCTCCTCCCCGACAGCGTCGACGGCCTTGCCGAACGGCCCGAGGCGAAGAACCTCGTGACGATCTACGCCGCGCTTGCCGAGCGCGAGCCACAATCGGTGGTCGAGGAATATGCCGGCAAGGGCTTCGGCGCGTTCAAGCCGGCGCTCGCGGACCTGGCGGTGTCAGTGCTGGCACCCGTCCGCGACCGGCTGACCCAGCTGCTCGACGATCGCGCCGCAGTCGGCGCGCAGCTCGCCAAGGGAGCGGAGCGCGCCGCCGCGCTCGCCGCGCCGACGCTCAAGGCAGCGCAGCAGGCCGTGGGGTTGCAAGTCTGA
- a CDS encoding ThuA domain-containing protein yields MFKSIVALAALLSASQTTPNPNLPTPTFDTVAPSFPVLRRPAVLIFSKTNSFRHDSIPAAATAIEKLVRARGWSAYATENAAVFNPALLAKFDLVVFASATGDLFTPEQRAAFQAWIAAGHGFVGLHGAGDNSHPDWYQHMLGYSRYAGHPGGADHFQTADIIVLDRSHPATRHLPVRWRWTEEYYAYSTPPAADAHVLARLDETGMRLEPKHRMGDRHALVWWRCEGKARIFYSALGHQDAAWSDPAHLKLVDGAIGWAARKAGTGC; encoded by the coding sequence ATGTTCAAATCGATCGTCGCGTTGGCCGCATTGCTTTCGGCCTCGCAAACCACGCCGAACCCCAACCTTCCCACCCCGACTTTCGACACCGTTGCGCCCAGCTTCCCTGTGCTCAGGCGCCCCGCGGTGCTGATCTTCAGCAAGACCAACAGCTTCCGCCACGATTCGATTCCCGCCGCCGCCACTGCGATCGAGAAGCTGGTCCGCGCGCGCGGCTGGAGCGCCTATGCCACCGAGAATGCGGCGGTGTTCAACCCCGCTTTGCTCGCCAAATTCGATCTGGTGGTCTTCGCCAGCGCGACCGGCGACCTGTTCACCCCGGAGCAGCGCGCCGCCTTCCAGGCCTGGATCGCCGCGGGCCACGGCTTTGTCGGCCTCCACGGCGCCGGCGACAACAGCCATCCGGATTGGTACCAGCACATGCTCGGCTATAGCCGCTATGCCGGCCATCCGGGCGGCGCCGACCATTTCCAGACCGCGGACATCATAGTGCTCGACCGCAGCCATCCCGCGACGCGCCACTTGCCCGTCCGCTGGCGCTGGACCGAGGAATATTACGCATACAGCACGCCCCCCGCGGCCGACGCGCATGTCCTCGCCCGGCTCGACGAGACCGGCATGCGGCTCGAGCCCAAGCATCGGATGGGCGACCGGCACGCGCTGGTCTGGTGGCGCTGCGAGGGCAAGGCGCGAATCTTCTATTCGGCGCTCGGCCATCAGGACGCGGCTTGGTCCGACCCGGCACATCTCAAGCTCGTCGACGGTGCGATCGGCTGGGCCGCGCGCAAGGCCGGTACCGGCTGCTAA
- a CDS encoding CAP domain-containing protein, with protein MRTQLTLLMIPLLALAACGGSGSDGGGTVVPPPIDSGPTPSPITTPVPFPTPAPVPGDFFTAAASLYTTPPDITACQPGLLKPAVTSQVLQILNAVRALHRLPAVAYSAADEPAAQQSALMQAANAQLSHTPPASWRCFTQAGADASASSNLYGGTGAGLGFYTDEQIIAGWLTEVQNIVAENVGHRRWLLDPFLGSVAYGRVAGRYQTSSRADAAAIKVFDTAGPAGPAGPLPDFVAYPFEDYPARLFDASALLSFGVISNKTNKWGNTNVDFSNAAITVRARGGATLTVSRVTCDNQGYGLPNNVQFAVSGLQANTIYDVTIERVNVGGTQRSYSYFFRIVP; from the coding sequence ATGCGTACACAGCTGACGCTGCTGATGATTCCCCTCCTCGCGCTTGCCGCGTGCGGCGGTAGCGGCAGCGACGGAGGCGGCACGGTCGTACCACCGCCGATCGACTCGGGGCCAACGCCCTCGCCCATCACGACGCCGGTGCCCTTCCCGACGCCCGCGCCGGTCCCGGGCGACTTCTTCACCGCGGCCGCCTCGCTCTACACCACCCCGCCCGACATCACCGCGTGCCAGCCCGGCCTGCTCAAGCCCGCGGTGACCAGCCAGGTGCTGCAGATCCTCAACGCGGTGCGCGCGCTCCATCGCTTGCCCGCGGTCGCCTATTCGGCCGCCGACGAGCCCGCCGCGCAGCAATCGGCGCTGATGCAGGCCGCCAACGCCCAATTGAGCCACACCCCACCGGCAAGCTGGCGCTGCTTCACCCAGGCCGGCGCCGATGCCTCGGCATCGAGCAACCTCTATGGCGGCACCGGCGCGGGCCTGGGCTTCTACACCGACGAGCAGATCATCGCGGGCTGGCTCACCGAGGTGCAGAACATCGTCGCCGAAAATGTCGGGCATCGCCGCTGGCTGCTCGATCCGTTTCTCGGCTCGGTCGCCTATGGCCGCGTCGCCGGGCGCTACCAGACCAGCAGCCGCGCCGACGCCGCCGCGATCAAGGTGTTCGACACTGCCGGCCCCGCCGGCCCGGCCGGCCCGCTCCCCGATTTCGTAGCCTATCCGTTCGAGGACTATCCCGCGCGGCTGTTCGACGCGAGCGCGCTGCTCTCCTTCGGGGTGATTTCGAACAAGACCAACAAATGGGGCAACACCAATGTCGACTTCTCGAACGCCGCGATCACGGTGCGCGCCCGCGGCGGCGCGACGCTGACGGTGTCGCGGGTCACCTGCGACAACCAGGGCTACGGCCTGCCCAACAATGTCCAGTTCGCAGTGAGCGGGCTCCAGGCCAACACCATCTACGACGTCACGATCGAGCGCGTGAACGTCGGCGGCACGCAACGAAGCTACAGCTATTTCTTCCGGATCGTGCCGTGA
- the dnaA gene encoding chromosomal replication initiator protein DnaA, whose protein sequence is MAAVNKAWSHVRGNLRRSAGQRLFDQWLKPVVLVDGSTSEAVRLGLPSAFMTQWVKNHYSERLLLEFRAVLPEVLSVTIETMADEPARVLKAEPEAAPAPLPQGERPAFDPRFTFERFVVDSANRVAFNAAKAVAQPGVPQFSPLYLHAGTGQGKTHLMHALGQAFLEANPEATAIYVTAERFMFEFVQALRNRDTHAFKTRLRSVDLLMIDDLQFIGGKDATQEEFFHTVNEFMSSGKRLVIAADRAPQALEGFEPRLAGRLGSGLVADIKPAELELRRAIVARKLEDMPAVDMPAEVIDLLAARITSNVRELEGALNRLVAYANLSNETITIDFAVATLGEVLRSAQRRITIDEIQRAVSSHFEVKQIDLISERRAVAIARPRQIAMYLAKRLTTRSLPEIGRKFGNRDHSTVIHAVRRIEDLRGKDVEIDGAVRTLMRALEG, encoded by the coding sequence ATGGCGGCAGTGAACAAGGCGTGGAGCCATGTCCGCGGCAACCTGCGGCGCTCGGCGGGCCAGCGCCTGTTCGATCAATGGCTCAAGCCCGTGGTGCTGGTCGACGGTTCGACCAGCGAAGCCGTCCGCCTGGGCCTGCCCTCTGCCTTCATGACCCAGTGGGTCAAGAATCACTATTCGGAGCGGCTGCTGCTCGAATTCCGCGCCGTGCTGCCCGAGGTGCTCAGCGTCACGATCGAGACGATGGCCGACGAGCCCGCGCGCGTGCTCAAGGCCGAGCCCGAAGCCGCCCCCGCGCCGCTGCCGCAGGGCGAGCGCCCGGCGTTCGACCCGCGCTTCACCTTCGAGCGATTCGTCGTCGATTCGGCGAACCGCGTCGCCTTCAACGCCGCCAAGGCGGTCGCGCAGCCGGGGGTGCCGCAGTTCAGTCCGCTCTATCTCCATGCCGGCACCGGCCAGGGCAAGACGCACCTGATGCACGCGCTCGGCCAGGCCTTCCTCGAAGCCAATCCCGAGGCGACGGCGATCTACGTGACTGCCGAGCGCTTCATGTTCGAGTTCGTCCAGGCGCTGCGCAACCGCGATACGCACGCGTTCAAGACCCGGCTGCGCTCGGTCGACCTGCTGATGATCGACGATCTCCAGTTCATCGGCGGCAAGGACGCGACCCAGGAAGAATTCTTCCACACGGTCAACGAGTTCATGTCGTCGGGCAAGCGACTGGTGATCGCCGCCGATCGCGCGCCGCAGGCGCTCGAAGGCTTCGAGCCGCGGCTTGCCGGCCGGCTCGGCTCGGGGCTGGTCGCCGACATCAAGCCGGCCGAGCTCGAGCTGCGCCGCGCGATCGTCGCCCGCAAGCTCGAGGACATGCCCGCAGTCGATATGCCCGCCGAGGTGATCGACCTGCTCGCGGCGCGAATCACGTCGAACGTTCGCGAACTCGAAGGCGCGCTCAACCGGCTGGTCGCCTATGCCAATCTCTCGAACGAGACGATCACGATCGACTTCGCGGTCGCCACGCTCGGCGAAGTGCTGCGCAGCGCGCAGCGGCGGATCACGATCGACGAGATCCAGCGCGCAGTATCGAGCCATTTCGAAGTCAAGCAGATCGACCTGATCTCCGAGCGCCGCGCCGTGGCGATCGCCCGCCCGCGCCAGATCGCGATGTACCTCGCCAAGCGGCTCACTACGCGCTCGCTGCCCGAGATCGGGCGCAAGTTCGGCAATCGCGACCATTCGACCGTGATCCACGCGGTGCGGCGGATCGAGGATCTGCGCGGCAAGGATGTCGAGATCGACGGCGCAGTCCGTACGCTGATGCGCGCGCTCGAAGGCTGA